In Chanodichthys erythropterus isolate Z2021 chromosome 9, ASM2448905v1, whole genome shotgun sequence, a genomic segment contains:
- the LOC137026635 gene encoding syntaphilin isoform X1 — MSLPANRRPSAGSRRRSAAPSSTRHSHGDSTVRSSYSTASCKCTESNTVPRSNPATPRRQAKYATCSENHGIRPPAPEQYLTPLQQKEVCIRHLRARLKENVERLQDRDSEIEELRMQLTRMQEDWIEEECHRIEAQLALKKARKEIQQLQQAVETVRSNLGVHEADQQDCKSEGLGVGRIGQRIGASRSCGCSPAHTMSRSATFTRLSSDTSPGATDRNGNILSDRYIPANRGAMTLPRGDGRTHLLLEAALLSEQVPHATLCSTLSRSSTCERLCSGETVLPVSRSCHAVNNNCSCGPHAYLPHHHLFLHLPQEEAPPPPPPPPPPPAPPSASEVSDRPGYRSQACSPTITWISEEGGGEELSVITSATCAPDVTLAEPQLFSPSSATTSPAQMSYITETLPLDSTVEFTSSTATPTVLTKPQVQQPCPRASPPLELPPQETTVVNVNDEDGVGEDAESAPPQRNHWSRYFLIDLIAVAVPVVPTLAWLCRGSRNEGMPMYNMGSLLRGCCAVALHSLRRVGSGCGRAPSGTGRATPI; from the exons ATGTCCCTCCCAGCGAACCGAAGGCCATCTGCTGGTTCCCGCAG AAGGTCTGCTGCCCCAAGCAGCACTCGACACTCGCATGGGGACTCGACTGTCCGTAGCAGTTACTCAACAGCATCCTGCAAGTGCACAGAGAGCAATACTGTACCACGCTCCAACCCAGCCACACCACG ACGGCAGGCAAAGTATGCAACCTGTAGTGAGAATCACGGCATCCGTCCACCAGCTCCTGAGCAGTATCTCACCCCACTGCAGCAGAAGGAAGTGTGTATTCGTCACTTACGAGCTCGGCTGAAAGAAAATGTGGAGAGGCTTCAGGACCG AGACTCTGAGATCGAGGAGTTACGGATGCAGCTGACTCGGATGCAGGAGGACTGGATAGAGGAAGAATGTCATCGCATAGAGGCCCAGCTGGCCCTAAAAAAGGCTCGGAAGGAAATCCAGCAGCTTCAGCAGGCTGTTGAAACAGTTAGGTCCAATCTGGGGGTCCACGAGGCAGATCAACAGGACTGTAAGTCAGAAGGTCTAGGTGTCGGTAGGATAGGCCAACGAATTGGAGCTTCTAGGTCTTGTGGCTGCTCTCCAGCCCACACCATGAGTCGCAGCGCCACCTTCACCAGGCTGAGCAGTGATACGTCACCGGGCGCTACAGATCGCAATGGAAACATACTTTCGGATCGCTACATTCCCGCCAACAGAGGGGCAATGACGTTACCGAGAGGTGACGGACGTACTCATCTACTTCTGGAGGCAGCTTTACTGTCTGAACAAGTCCCTCACGCAACGCTATGCTCCACTTTGTCGCGATCATCCACCTGCGAGAGATTGTGCAGCGGAGAGACGGTGTTGCCCGTTAGCCGATCCTGCCATGCTGTTAACAACAACTGTAGCTGTGGTCCACATGCCTACCTCCCACACCACCATCTGTTTCTGCACCTCCCACAGGAGGAAGCACCAcctcctccacctcctcctcctcctcctccagcaCCCCCTAGTGCATCCGAAGTAAGTGACAGGCCAGGGTACCGCTCACAGGCTTGCAGCCCCACCATAACCTGGATCTCCGAAGAGGGCGGAGGAGAGGAATTGAGCGTCATCACTTCAGCAACTTGCGCACCAGACGTTACTTTAGCTGAACCACAGTTGTTTTCGCCATCCTCGGCCACTACTTCACCTGCTCAGATGTCTTACATCACAGAAACTTTACCTCTAGACAGCACAGTTGAATTTACATCATCAACAGCGACACCAACAGTGTTGACCAAGCCACAGGTTCAGCAACCTTGTCCCAGAGCATCGCCACCTCTTGAGCTGCCACCACAGGAAACAACTGTAGTAAATGTCAATGATGAAGATGGAGTGGGGGAGGATGCAGAATCAGCTCCCCCTCAGAGGAACCACTGGAGCCGCTATTTCCTGATCGACCTCATAGCGGTGGCCGTTCCCGTAGTTCCGACATTGGCCTGGCTTTGCCGAGGGTCACGGAATGAAGGCATGCCCATGTACAACATGGGGTCCCTGTTGCGCGGCTGCTGTGCTGTTGCGCTGCACTCTCTTAGACGGGTTGGCAGTGGCTGTGGTCGCGCCCCCTCGGGAACAGGAAGAGCGACACCTATCTGA
- the LOC137026635 gene encoding syntaphilin isoform X2 translates to MGTRLSVAVTQQHPASAQRAILYHAPTQPHHGERHTLRGRLDSSSIRVVFQILYGGKRRQAKYATCSENHGIRPPAPEQYLTPLQQKEVCIRHLRARLKENVERLQDRDSEIEELRMQLTRMQEDWIEEECHRIEAQLALKKARKEIQQLQQAVETVRSNLGVHEADQQDCKSEGLGVGRIGQRIGASRSCGCSPAHTMSRSATFTRLSSDTSPGATDRNGNILSDRYIPANRGAMTLPRGDGRTHLLLEAALLSEQVPHATLCSTLSRSSTCERLCSGETVLPVSRSCHAVNNNCSCGPHAYLPHHHLFLHLPQEEAPPPPPPPPPPPAPPSASEVSDRPGYRSQACSPTITWISEEGGGEELSVITSATCAPDVTLAEPQLFSPSSATTSPAQMSYITETLPLDSTVEFTSSTATPTVLTKPQVQQPCPRASPPLELPPQETTVVNVNDEDGVGEDAESAPPQRNHWSRYFLIDLIAVAVPVVPTLAWLCRGSRNEGMPMYNMGSLLRGCCAVALHSLRRVGSGCGRAPSGTGRATPI, encoded by the exons ATGGGGACTCGACTGTCCGTAGCAGTTACTCAACAGCATCCTGCAAGTGCACAGAGAGCAATACTGTACCACGCTCCAACCCAGCCACACCACGGTGAGCGACACACACTCAGAGGCAGATTAGATTCGTCTTCCATCAGGGTCGTGTTCCAGATTTTGTATGGTGGCAAAAG ACGGCAGGCAAAGTATGCAACCTGTAGTGAGAATCACGGCATCCGTCCACCAGCTCCTGAGCAGTATCTCACCCCACTGCAGCAGAAGGAAGTGTGTATTCGTCACTTACGAGCTCGGCTGAAAGAAAATGTGGAGAGGCTTCAGGACCG AGACTCTGAGATCGAGGAGTTACGGATGCAGCTGACTCGGATGCAGGAGGACTGGATAGAGGAAGAATGTCATCGCATAGAGGCCCAGCTGGCCCTAAAAAAGGCTCGGAAGGAAATCCAGCAGCTTCAGCAGGCTGTTGAAACAGTTAGGTCCAATCTGGGGGTCCACGAGGCAGATCAACAGGACTGTAAGTCAGAAGGTCTAGGTGTCGGTAGGATAGGCCAACGAATTGGAGCTTCTAGGTCTTGTGGCTGCTCTCCAGCCCACACCATGAGTCGCAGCGCCACCTTCACCAGGCTGAGCAGTGATACGTCACCGGGCGCTACAGATCGCAATGGAAACATACTTTCGGATCGCTACATTCCCGCCAACAGAGGGGCAATGACGTTACCGAGAGGTGACGGACGTACTCATCTACTTCTGGAGGCAGCTTTACTGTCTGAACAAGTCCCTCACGCAACGCTATGCTCCACTTTGTCGCGATCATCCACCTGCGAGAGATTGTGCAGCGGAGAGACGGTGTTGCCCGTTAGCCGATCCTGCCATGCTGTTAACAACAACTGTAGCTGTGGTCCACATGCCTACCTCCCACACCACCATCTGTTTCTGCACCTCCCACAGGAGGAAGCACCAcctcctccacctcctcctcctcctcctccagcaCCCCCTAGTGCATCCGAAGTAAGTGACAGGCCAGGGTACCGCTCACAGGCTTGCAGCCCCACCATAACCTGGATCTCCGAAGAGGGCGGAGGAGAGGAATTGAGCGTCATCACTTCAGCAACTTGCGCACCAGACGTTACTTTAGCTGAACCACAGTTGTTTTCGCCATCCTCGGCCACTACTTCACCTGCTCAGATGTCTTACATCACAGAAACTTTACCTCTAGACAGCACAGTTGAATTTACATCATCAACAGCGACACCAACAGTGTTGACCAAGCCACAGGTTCAGCAACCTTGTCCCAGAGCATCGCCACCTCTTGAGCTGCCACCACAGGAAACAACTGTAGTAAATGTCAATGATGAAGATGGAGTGGGGGAGGATGCAGAATCAGCTCCCCCTCAGAGGAACCACTGGAGCCGCTATTTCCTGATCGACCTCATAGCGGTGGCCGTTCCCGTAGTTCCGACATTGGCCTGGCTTTGCCGAGGGTCACGGAATGAAGGCATGCCCATGTACAACATGGGGTCCCTGTTGCGCGGCTGCTGTGCTGTTGCGCTGCACTCTCTTAGACGGGTTGGCAGTGGCTGTGGTCGCGCCCCCTCGGGAACAGGAAGAGCGACACCTATCTGA
- the fkbp1aa gene encoding FKBP prolyl isomerase 1Aa yields MGVEVETITPGDGSTFPKKGQTCVVHYVGSLTDGRKFDSSRDRGKPFKFKIGKQEVIRGWDEGVAQMSVGQRAKLTCTPDFAYGSKGHPGIIPPNATLVFDVELIGLE; encoded by the exons ATGGGAGTCGAGGTTGAAACCATTACACCTGGAGACG GAAGTACTTTCCCTAAAAAAGGACAGACTTGTGTCGTGCACTACGTGG GCTCCCTGACAGATGGACGCAAGTTCGACTCTTCCCGGGACAGGGGAAAgcctttcaaattcaaaattggCAAACAGGAAGTGATCCGTGGTTGGGATGAGGGAGTAGCCCAG ATGAGTGTTGGGCAGCGTGCCAAGCTGACTTGCACTCCGGACTTTGCTTATGGAAGCAAGGGGCACCCGGGCATCATTCCTCCCAACGCCACTCTCGTATTTGATGTGGAGCTGATTGGCTTGGAATAA